The nucleotide sequence aatttcaaagtttttttatatacataataaaatgataaatataatcATTAAAATCTGTCATAAATGAAAGAGTAGAGGTTCAAACTTCGATCAagatatcttttttttgttacaatgctAAAAGACAACAGAAAAAAAGACAGACTATTCCTTAGAAAAAATAGTTTCGAAGGCATCAATCCTCAAGAGACTCCGAAGACCTTATGGAGGAGATGCATGGTGGCATATATCAATATCTAAAGAAGTGCCAAACTTAACCTTGAAATCTACACATTGATTTTCCTCTATAAATAGCAACATTCATTTGATCAACTAACTCTTATGTCTTGAACATTTGATCAAGATATCTAacctaacaatttcaacatttttatctaaaaaaaataaatttagagtTTAGGATTTAGGATTGCGTGTTCGACTCACGTCAGGTTCATTACCCATttcttttctctcaaaaaaaaaaaaaattgcagcaAATAACAGATATAaggaattaaataaataaaaaaacggAAAGAAAAAGATAGAAGAAAGCACACGAGATTAGGAGCAAGCACACTACATCATCACACGAAAGCAGGTGCACGCTTTACTGTCTGGAACAGAACAACTTTTACCCAAAACACATTCCTTTCCACgcaccttcttcttctttttatctCTTACACTCAGATAGATAGACTCATGATAATCTCGCTCTTCTATTCTATCTCGTgacttcttctttctctttctctccatCATAATCAAATTAACTAACTAACTTCTCTATTCTTCCATTCCATTCCACATGATTTTTATTTCTCACCACCATGCGTTCCCCTCAGCCACTTCACAACGGCGTCGCCGATAACAACCGTTCACCTTCTGCCCCTCGTTTCCACTCCACCGTCGCTGAACACAAACTCCGTCGTTTCAATTCACTCATCCTCGTCTTCCGTCTCACCTCTTTTTCATTCTCCCTTGCTTCCTCTATCTTCATGCTCGCCACTTCTCGCACCGGTGATTCTCCTCGCTGGTACCATTTCGACACCTTCAGGTAACTCACTCTTTATTTCTTCTctctatttttaacaaaattcaaTTACCTAACAAATTGATATTCAGATTCGTTGTTGCTTCGAATGCAATTGTTGCTACATATTCTCTATTCGAAATGTCTGCTTCCGTTTGGGAAATTTCAAGAGGAGCAACACTTTTCCCTGAAGTCTTGcaagtttggtttgattttggcCATGACCAGGTCAGTAACATACTCCACAATTTTCTATctaataattaattcaattcTCTCTTTATGCGTTATGACGCTGGTGGTGCAGATTTTCGCGTATCTGCTATTATCGGCGAGTGCGGCAGGAACATCGATGGCGAGGACACTAAAGGATATGGACACGTGTACGGTGAGCAATTCGTTCTGCGTGCAAACGGACATAGCAATAGCATTAGGATACGCGTCGTTTCTGTTTCTAGGGTTTACGTCGTTGTTATCTGGATTCAGACTCGTTTGTTTCATATTAAACGGTTCTCGTTTTCATCTCTGAATCTTTTCCGATGAGTTTTGCGTGGAAACGACGTCGTAGAGGAATGCCGGAGGGGAATATTTGGGTGGGGTCAGGACCAGTGTTTTATTGGTACTCTCAACAATAACAATAGGATgtgatgtgatttgatttggGTCAACATGATTggtagatgaagaagaagaagaaaactatGAGTTGAAAATATGCGCGTGACTTTGATTTTTGAGGCCATACTTCAATAGATTACTGTAGCTAAGTATTTGTACCACATCTATTTCTATTCATTTTTCCACTTAATTTCATACTGCTGGTTAGACTTTATTTTCCAAATTAGTAAGTAGACAGCGGCTCaataggcaaattctatggtacactccaAAATTTAAGTGTATCCGTACACCAAATTATCAAATTTATATCAAAACGAGTTGTTTTTTcgaagaaaaagaattgttttctatcattaacaattacaataattagatcTTAGTTACCGAAAatgtcgacgaaataaaatttacattttttgaatttttgttacatataacaaagaatatttattatttttttatgagaaaatgttaaaaatttaatatgattcttataaacaataaaatgctgcttattcttataaaataatattttataaaatataaatatggataaataactctttatttcataaaataatcgttaaattgtaaatatttgaagcaggagtaccggtacacctcacaaaggtgtaccgtagaagttcccttatctataacttatataaaaaaaaaaaaaaaatcaatgttaaGTTTCAGAGAAAATCGATAGGTTGACTTGATGTTGACCGACTCGCTCCTGACTGTATTTTTAATGGGTCAACATGAGTGGTAGATTAATGAGTTACATAGCTGCAAAATTGAACAAGTTGGTTCAATGTGTCCAACCCAAAATTGAACAAGTTGGTTCAATGTGTCCAACCCATACAACACTCCAAAGTGAACCATGATCTAAGATGGTTTGAAATTTACTACCACTGCTCTTGACATTAGGCCCCGTGGAAGTTTCCACATCAAAACTTAACTTTCAAAATCATTGATCATTTTGCCATGATCGGCTACTAACGTTTGAAGCGTAGAGAATGTTTAAACTCACTCAAATGTGACATTTaccgaaagaaaaaaataaaaactatggaagaaaaaaataagtctgATGAAATAGAAAGGGATCCATTTCCCTACTTAATTAGGATGCCCATCTAATATTTACTGTGCATTTTTTAAATCATGTTAATCCAATCTTCACGGcaaaaatcatgtttattgTGCATTTTCTAAATCATGTTAATCCAAGTAAGAGCTATCGAAATTATACTGCAAATTACTAGGGAGTCTCATGAAAACCACATGTTTCTTTCACACCATAACAATGATCTTGATTACATTAATCGCGTTATTTTCAAGTTAAAAGCAGTTTGAGATTGTATAATGCACTCTTCACAACACGATTGCAGGCTTTGTTATAAACTCCTTCACAATGGGAATGTTGGTAGCATATCAGTGACTTTTTCATGCTGACATTTTTATGAAACTCACACTATCAGGTCCAACACTGTcccaaaaagagaagaaaaccTCAGCATCATCATGTCCACATTCCAAGATAATGTATGTATGTTATTGTTAGATTATAGActccagtcaaagcaaacagggttaaatatgtttctcAATACACTTTTTATCGAAGTTTTTATGCTTTCATAAACTCCCATTTCAGACATCTTCAAAGCTAAACCACGAGATTGAGAGTCTTTAATGCATTTATGCAGTGTTCATCCCACTGAGATTCTCAAGTAATACATGGATCCGGATTCCCTACCGCCAAGGAATCCTAAGTTCACACACGGTCAAGTAAATCTACATTATATAAAAAAGATCCAATGGTTGGCAGTTAAAATAGGATTTTGAGATCtagacaatttaattttttttcaagggtttagatcatagttttaaaaaccgaACCAGTCATCGACTTGATGAGGGTAGTAGGTCACTGGGTCATTGATCAAATCACTAAGTCATTGGTCGAATGCATGAAAGAATCGGATGACTCGATCATTTCACTCGGTCTCCATATAGTTTTGATCTTTGTATCAAACAAGTTGACTCGgtctaaacaaataaaaataaaaataataaacattaaaGAAATCATCAAGTAAATCCgattcgtctatctaccaaaaaaaaatgaaatcatcaaataaattaggcttaaatatgattttcgtccctgtaaaaaaaataactatgaaaaacatccctgtaaaaaaaaatatatttgaaaaaggTCTCTGGCCCCACATCCGATCTGATTTGGCATtgtttttgccacgtggcatTTGCTGACtatgcaacttttgccacgtggcatgccacataattaaaaaaaatcaaaattctgaattttttttttaaattaaaaaatcataaaaaaaaattcggaaaaaaaagtgaaaattaaattttcaaaaattaattcttttttttaatttgaatattatatattacaattatattttcaaagtaTGGAGTTAGTCTGGCACAAACAGGTACCTCTAAAAGTTACAGCCCTTGCTTGGCGGTTGATAAGGGATCGTTTACCTACTAAAGCCAATTTGACAAATCACGGCA is from Medicago truncatula cultivar Jemalong A17 chromosome 1, MtrunA17r5.0-ANR, whole genome shotgun sequence and encodes:
- the LOC25485696 gene encoding CASP-like protein 4C2 — translated: MRSPQPLHNGVADNNRSPSAPRFHSTVAEHKLRRFNSLILVFRLTSFSFSLASSIFMLATSRTGDSPRWYHFDTFRFVVASNAIVATYSLFEMSASVWEISRGATLFPEVLQVWFDFGHDQIFAYLLLSASAAGTSMARTLKDMDTCTVSNSFCVQTDIAIALGYASFLFLGFTSLLSGFRLVCFILNGSRFHL